In the Apteryx mantelli isolate bAptMan1 chromosome 1, bAptMan1.hap1, whole genome shotgun sequence genome, one interval contains:
- the A4GALT gene encoding lactosylceramide 4-alpha-galactosyltransferase, with protein sequence MGARMLRMPSCLLKLTRVMLNHRLGALFIIVFKFLSFASILLYWRITEDPKVRGQVYSLPVEIRCARSVPSPPRAAAGGPPPPPGDVFFVETSERTNPNYLFMCSVESAARTHPGTRVVVLMKGLANRNTSLPSHWGFSLLSCFPNVEIRPLDLQELFSGTPLAGWYLQAQQRWEPYFLPILSDACRIAIMWKFGGIYLDTDFIVLKNLKNLTNVLGTQSKYVLNGAFLSFKPKHKFMELCMQDFVENYNSWIWGHQGPQLLTRVFKKWCSIRSLRSSRSCKGVSALPREAFYPIRWQDWKKYFEVVSSSELHHLFKNTYAVHVWNKKSQGTRLEITSKALLAQLHSHFCPATYDIMKKDAGRQ encoded by the coding sequence ATGGGAGCGAGGATGCTCAGGATGCCCAGCTGTCTGCTAAAACTGACCAGAGTGATGCTGAACCACAGGCTCGGGGCCCTGTTCATCATCGTCTTTAAGTTCTTGTCCTTTGCCTCCATCCTGTTGTACTGGAGAATCACGGAGGACCCAAAGGTCAGGGGCCAGGTCTACAGCTTGCCTGTTGAGATCCGCTGTGCTCGCTCTGTGCCGTCTCCCCCCCGTGCCGCTGCTGGTGGGCCCCCTCCTCCCCCGGGGGACGTGTTTTTTGTGGAGACCTCAGAGCGAACCAACCCAAATTACCTGTTCATGTGCTCTGTGGAATCGGCGGCTCGGACACACCCTGGGACGAGGGTTGTGGTGCTCATGAAAGGCTTGGCAAACAGAAACACCTCGCTACCCAGCCACTGGGGCTTCTCGTTACTGAGCTGCTTCCCCAATGTGGAAATCCGGCCCCTGGACTTGCAGGAGCTTTTCTCTGGGACGCCCCTTGCAGGGTGGTATTTGCAGGCTCAGCAACGCTGGGAGCCTTATTTCTTACCCATCCTGTCTGACGCCTGCAGAATTGCCATCATGTGGAAATTTGGTGGCATCTACCTGGACACAGACTTCATTGTGCTTAAGAACTTAAAGAACCTCACCAATGTGCTCGGTACCCAGTCCAAGTATGTGCTGAATGGGGCCTTCTTGTCCTTTAAGCCCAAACACAAGTTCATGGAGCTTTGCATGCAGGACTTTGTGGAGAACTACAACAGCTGGATTTGGGGGCATCAGGGCCCACAGCTCCTAACACGTGTCTTCAAGAAGTGGTGCTCCATCAGGAGTCTTAGGAGCAGTAGGAGCTGCAAAGGGGTGAGTGCTCTGCCCCGGGAGGCTTTTTATCCCATCCGGTGGCAGGACTGGAAGAAGTACTTTGAAGTGGTCAGCTCCTCAGAGCTTCATCACCTCTTCAAGAACACCTATGCGGTGCATGTATGGAACAAGAAGAGCCAAGGGACAAGGCTAGAGATCACATCCAAGGCTTTGCTGGCTCAGCTGCattctcacttctgccctgccaCGTACGACATCATGAAGAAGGATGCTGGACGGCAGTGA